Proteins encoded together in one Dasypus novemcinctus isolate mDasNov1 chromosome 9, mDasNov1.1.hap2, whole genome shotgun sequence window:
- the TAF12 gene encoding transcription initiation factor TFIID subunit 12 — MAASHFTGLTAVADVIKDLDTQIALIGLGPHSSKRKQDLDKLYELKSKARQIMNQFGPSALINLSNFSSIKPEPASTPPQASMANSTTVVKIPGTPGTGGRLSPENNQVLTKKKLQDLVREVDPNEQLDEDVEEMLLQIADDFIESVVTAACQLARHRKSSTLEVKDVQLHLERQWNMWIPGFGSEEIRPYKKACTTEAHKQRMALIRKTTKK, encoded by the exons ATGGCTGCCTCTCATTTCACCGGACTCACAGCTGTTGCTGATGTAATTAAAGATCTAGATACTCAGATAGCT TTGATTGGCCTTGGTCCTCACAGCTCCAAAAGGAAACAAGATCTCGATAAGCTCTATGAGCTGAAATCCAAAGCTCGGCAGATTATGAACCAGTTTGGCCCCTCAGCCCTAATCAACCTTTCCAATTTCTCATCCATAAAACCGGAACCAGCCAGCACTCCTCCACAAGCCTCTATGGCCAATAGCACTACAGTAGTAAAGATACCAGGCACTCCTGGAACAGGAGGTCGTCTCAGCCCTGAAAACAATCAG GTATTGaccaagaagaaattgcaggactTAGTAAGAGAAGTGGACCCTAATGAGCAGTTGGATGAAGATGTGGAGGAG ATGCTCCTGCAGATTGCTGATGATTTTATCGAAAGTGTGGTGACAGCAGCCTGCCAGCTTGCTCGGCATCGTAAGTCCAGCACCCTGGAGGTGAAAGATGTCCAACTGCATCTAG AGCGCCAGTGGAACATGTGGATCCCAGGATTTGGCTCTGAAGAAATCCGACCCTACAAAAAGGCTTGCACCACAGAAGCTCACAAACAG aGAATGGCATTGATCCGAAAAACAACCAAGAAATAA